The Candidatus Nitrosymbiomonas proteolyticus genome has a segment encoding these proteins:
- a CDS encoding ABC-type multidrug transport system, ATPase and permease component has product MPGFFRKLDPRVTGELKAQKKPITWGLLCVLATSLLTSAMIPLVQQSIAAIVDTTPASASRELGSTPLPGLGSQPKLTDQQAEAMARELGVEKARVEEAVRRAADSQTDFSLPARESALERLGVLCLLIVALFLTKYWFTRGQAYFLTHAASDLSANLRKRIFEKLQRLPLSYFHAKRSGSIQSVLTNDVLVFQNSVQIVRDTLDGPVKAVSAFAMIVWIQWQLALISLGVLPIMAYVIYRNGRRMKAAQAQVQENLAELSAFSNEAVLGIKVVKAFSAEDRVAGAFNERIRDTLKSQLRAARRFASLRPMVELIGASALALVIYICGHLAFRGAVHVADIAAIIFALDVVNQGFRSIGNVNNTYNQVQAATDRIYREVLDVPEEHEPEGAQSLPEPTRGQVTFERVSFSYPGGEPVLKDVSFEIPAGESLALVGASGAGKSTIADLLLRFYDPSEGHVKVDGVDVQTLSRSWLRSQMAVVPQHTFLFAGSIAANIRLGKSNATDEEVRRAAKEAHVTPFVDPLPKGFEETVGERGVRLSGGEIQRIAIARALVRQPKVLILDEATSNLDSESERAVQSALQDVMHGRTTLIIAHRLSTAARADRILVLRKGEVVEQGSHSELLSQGGVYASMYRTYSSGVIDEPL; this is encoded by the coding sequence CTGCTGACCTCGGCGATGATCCCGCTCGTTCAGCAGAGCATCGCCGCCATTGTAGACACCACGCCCGCGTCCGCCTCTCGGGAGTTGGGTTCGACGCCCCTGCCCGGTCTCGGCTCCCAGCCCAAGCTCACCGATCAGCAAGCCGAAGCAATGGCTCGCGAATTGGGGGTGGAGAAGGCTCGCGTCGAAGAAGCGGTGCGTCGGGCCGCAGACTCCCAAACGGACTTCAGCCTTCCTGCGCGCGAGTCGGCCCTCGAACGGCTCGGCGTTCTTTGCCTTCTGATCGTCGCCCTGTTTCTCACCAAGTACTGGTTCACGCGGGGCCAGGCCTACTTCCTCACGCACGCTGCTTCTGACCTTTCGGCCAACCTCCGCAAGCGCATTTTCGAGAAGCTTCAGCGCCTCCCTCTCAGCTACTTCCACGCCAAGCGGTCAGGGAGCATCCAAAGCGTCCTGACGAACGACGTCCTGGTGTTTCAAAACTCGGTGCAAATCGTCCGGGACACTCTCGACGGCCCTGTGAAGGCGGTGTCGGCGTTTGCGATGATCGTCTGGATTCAGTGGCAGTTGGCTCTGATCTCGCTCGGAGTGCTGCCGATCATGGCGTACGTCATCTACCGTAACGGGCGGAGGATGAAAGCGGCGCAGGCGCAGGTTCAAGAAAACCTCGCGGAACTCTCCGCATTTTCGAACGAAGCGGTGCTGGGGATCAAGGTCGTGAAGGCGTTCTCTGCGGAAGATCGGGTCGCGGGAGCTTTCAACGAGCGGATTCGAGACACCCTCAAGAGTCAGTTGCGGGCGGCCCGTAGGTTCGCTTCGCTGCGGCCGATGGTCGAATTGATCGGCGCGTCGGCCCTCGCCTTGGTGATCTACATCTGCGGGCACCTCGCCTTTCGCGGGGCGGTTCATGTGGCGGACATCGCCGCGATCATCTTCGCGTTGGACGTGGTCAATCAGGGCTTTCGCAGCATAGGAAACGTCAACAACACGTACAACCAGGTGCAAGCTGCAACGGATCGGATCTACCGTGAAGTGCTCGACGTGCCCGAAGAGCACGAGCCCGAAGGCGCGCAGTCGCTCCCGGAGCCGACCCGCGGTCAAGTGACGTTCGAGCGTGTCAGCTTCTCATACCCCGGAGGCGAGCCCGTGCTGAAGGACGTTTCGTTCGAGATTCCCGCCGGCGAGAGCCTTGCGCTTGTGGGCGCGAGCGGAGCGGGCAAGAGCACGATCGCTGACCTCCTGCTCCGGTTCTACGACCCCAGTGAGGGCCACGTAAAGGTCGATGGGGTGGACGTGCAGACCCTTTCTCGGTCGTGGCTCCGTTCTCAGATGGCGGTCGTCCCTCAACACACCTTCCTGTTCGCGGGCTCGATTGCGGCCAACATCCGGCTCGGCAAATCCAACGCGACCGACGAAGAAGTTCGCCGCGCCGCCAAGGAAGCGCACGTGACGCCGTTCGTCGATCCGCTGCCCAAGGGGTTCGAGGAGACGGTGGGCGAGCGCGGCGTGAGGCTGAGCGGGGGCGAGATACAGCGAATCGCCATCGCGCGGGCGCTCGTCCGGCAACCCAAGGTGCTGATCCTCGATGAAGCGACGAGCAATCTGGACTCCGAAAGCGAACGGGCCGTTCAGTCCGCCTTGCAAGACGTCATGCACGGCCGAACCACGTTGATCATCGCCCATCGGCTCTCGACAGCGGCTCGGGCCGACCGCATCCTCGTGCTCCGCAAGGGTGAGGTCGTCGAGCAAGGAAGCCACTCCGAACTCTTGTCTCAGGGCGGCGTGTACGCCTCGATGTACCGGACCTACTCGAGTGGGGTCATCGATGAGCCTCTGTAA